The stretch of DNA TAGAAGCTGTCAATCATAACCAAACtttcatataatatagaaaCGAACAACTTAACCCAATCTGCTTTACGTCAAAATGTTAACGAGATGAATTAACGTTGTTActtctaataattattcaacgattgaaaaattaattattcagaaaTGGTGTTCaaaggaaaatttaaattatcgtCTTTATGAGACAAGTATATGCAACTATGGTGCTAGACAAATTTCCCGTTGCAAATCTCCTCGGACAGCTCGTAAGACAAATCACGCAACCATTGTCAAAAACTATAGTGAAATACGCGGAAAAGCGGCCGTTCCTGAGAAAATACGTTCTGATTCAATTGGGACGTTTCTATTATTGGTGCGAAGACAAGATAACACAACGAAAAATACCGGCTGTAGCAAAAAGAAAGCCCGTTGATGACAGTCGCACAATGGAACTaggaacaaaattattactcgAGGTAACAAGAACAATCGCGATTATGAAAGTGATACTCTCCGCACATTTTACTCTAAATATAAAGCATTCTATATACTCGAGATATTAATGTTTTGAGCTAAATTCTGCCCGACATTCCAGGCATTAGTCTTTGGACTTTTGTGGAGTGTAATCATATATGAAGCACAGAAAGCTGCAGAGAAATCGTACATGGCTGAGCAACTGAAAATGCAGGAGCTCAGCGACTTAGAGGCGGAGAAGAATCGGTTGATGCGGCGAGTTGAGAATCAAGTAATCTTGACAAAACAGCTCAAAGGCATCATTGTGGAGTACGCGAGACAAGTCGGGTGTACTTTACCGGGTGATCCGACGGAAAAGAAAGGCGAATAGATATGCTTCGTCGACTCGAACGAAACGGACACAGagtcataaaaaaatcagtCACGAAAGAATATTACTAGGACATTCGCGTCGTTAAAATATCGCATTTCCATGCGACGAGTCGCACAATCAAAAAGACTCTCCCTCTTGCGTCATCGCAATTCCCTTCCCCTGGACAAAATTGTTCGTGTTACGCTCTCGGTGAACCACAAACTGACGAGCAAGTCCGCACACCTCATGAAGCGCAGACGCCGGCAACTACAGGGTTCGAACTTTGCGCGAATATTCTTCCGTTCCCGCCCGCCTGTCATTCTGGTTGACATTAGCATTCGTTTGCATAATGAACGTTATTTCCACCGCGTCTGACTCGCCGCGACGGATTTCACAGCTCGCGAGCTCGGACAAAATCCAGTCTTTCAGCATCAAAATCGACAACGAAGGAAAAAATGTCATTAAAGTCGGAGGCAAATGCACAAATCACATTAATTCGACAAGCAAAGGGTGGATTATCGTACATCTATTCTTTCATGTTCATGtcatgaaatattgaatagtAATTTGTGAAAGTTTGTATAAGAATTCTGAAATATGAGAACGataaaattcacatttatgtattttgacaTAGTTTAACAACctttgacaataaaaattaaagcattGTAACACCTGTCACTGAATTATTAAGAACAAATCAATtgtaaatttgtcaaaaaatttaactaaaaacGATGCctgtaaaatttatcatataaattaatacataaataaaatcatttgtAATTAGTTCGAataagcataaaataattgaaagacattaaagttaaaaaacaatttgcgAGGAAATGTTTAAGAGTGTATTCTCAAGAAACATTTCCTTGATTTTCTTCCTCGTCAGATTAAGTTCCTGACTGAAACGTGCCACTACCGAAAAAGCCTTTAGGGTTTCGCCTCAAAACGTCTCGTGCAATGCGGAGACGAACAATTTATCTCGTCCATCCATATTTACACTTGAAAAAGCGTGTAATATTCATGtcttaaattttgtaaacattaCATATCTATCTATGCTCGGAAATTTGCGTCTTTACGTACTACGATAATCACAAATCTTTCATTAAGAGCATATTTAATCCCAAAGGTAACTCTTGTGGAAAAGTCAAAATTTCTTTCCtgcaaagtaaaattatttatttacataaataatcaaataaaaaaattcttccttttttttaaatatctttgttCTAAGTTATCTCAAAAATGTATGCATAAACATTCGCTAAAACATTGCTCGCTTCTgactttctttttcaaattaagtcaagtttagaaaaaaacatttcagaatgtatttcttattaaatattaaaaacaacaGAATGTACTTCGTATATACGACACGAAAATCTTAGACAGCGACATGCGTGAGGAGGGGAAACGTCAATGGCATCTCCGAGACCTCTGAGTATTCGCGAAACTCAAGAGAACATCTCGGGTTCGGTTTAAGACAGACGTGAAATTCGATATTGATGTCTCCGTGACGTCGCGACCGAGGAAACTCTTACGAGACACCCGCTTCTCGCGCGATACACACCATTTCAAATCGGGTAACAAGAGAGCGACAATGCATCGTGTACTGTATTGGCGTacgatgaataaaaatattgacaggATCCCCGAGATAAATTCACAATACTAGTAGCTTCTATTCCGATAGTAGAAagcaaaaacttttaaaacatcttgtttaaataaaatatttaaaatagagaaaaataaatatttaaaaagagatAATGTATCACACGCATCTTTCAggcttataatattataattatagtgtaacgaaacttttaacttttaattaattgatgtTACAACAAGAAAGGAAGAAACTACGAACAATTCTGgagcgataaatattaattaatatttattatatccttCCAACAACTCTCCgtcataatttttcttagaCAATTAATCGCGATAGTTGTTTAGTGATTAATGCTCGGAAATAAACTTGCTTATGAGACTGAATAATTGTATATgccaaataaataattctgtcGGGATTAAATGAATAAACGAACCATCTTCTTATTCATGAGAAGAGGAATAGTATCACGGCTATTACAACCGCGTGCTGAATCACAATCAGATAATTCTTTGATATTCATTCGGTAAAATGAGAACTTTCGCGATAAGGTCAGTCATCTTGCTTTAGCTACCGAGTTGTTAATAAGACGTTAATTTcctacaaaataattcttatctcCCTCGTTAAACCAGTTGTAAGAAACATGAAGAGTGCTTGAAAAATttacgcaaataaatttcaatcgatttcaataaatttcaaaagttttgaaaatacaTGTATACATTCTTTTATGCAAAACGTTGGTTTTATCgacaattttcatttaatactGAAAActaacaaaattgaatatttattcgtAATCATTTCAATTAagtcttcatatttttttcaatgtgttttataattttattctgttaaAAGTTAGAAATTTTACGAACAAAAGCgcttaaaaattgaaagttgTATACTATTAATATGATTGTGTTCAAGTGttgaattatattacaaattatttctatagtGCAGTCCTACTTTCATATCGTACATACAACATTCATTCATTTTCTcacaaatttgcattttaactcactttaaacttataaaagcGTTCTGCAAAAATCAAACATTCAAAATCTATCGTTTTATATCGCATTAATAAaaccaaaaattatttcaatctatctcacaaaaattatatattcaatattcaaaCAGATAAATGGACAGATAAAAGTGTTACCAAAATAATATGCAGAGTGTCTCAGACCAAATGGATTACCTGTTAACACTAtcattaaagttattaattgagttgtataatatataaaacaagtcaaaaataaaatttaaatatcaaaaatggctgtaataaaaatattatgagatCTATTGTTTCGTCAAAGCTAAAGAGCCACTATGAATCACAAAGCTCTTGTTAACTAGATTTTCATGGAACAATAATCCCTTTCAGTTTACTTTAATCGCATTCGATCTTAAGAACAACTTTCGTCCAAGTTCTGGTGATTAGGCCCTTAGGGATTAACCAACCAACCAATCCAGTCTCTTTCGTGTCTGTACAGCCACCGTTCTTGAGCTTCTTTAGTGCTTTTTTCGTTCAATAAGTAACGATGTCTAAAATTAGGTCAAAGCTGAGACGATCAACAATATAATCTGCGTCAAAGCTTCATATTATACTATTGATGTTGGAAATATCTAAATAACCGATactttcgaaaatatataagCTTTGGATTCTCATTTCTTATGTTCTAAATAAACATTAtcgattttaattgaaaaaattaagttaaaataaaaatataatataaaatatggttTAAAcacaaatacatttaaatttacttgatgtattataaaattctctctTAGATGTTCTctgcttattatttatataacattaataaagcTGTTACGCTATTTCTGTCGAGAAAGCTTAACGCATCGTATGATGTATTAAGTACTATCTTGGAAAAAGTTTTCTCTTCTTAAAAAGATTGATTTTCTATACAAAATGGCGGCCATTAACGTCCGATTAGTTTTCGTGTTCCAGTAACAAATTTTCGAACAAGATCGATCTCTCCTTTTTCTGTACAAGACATCTTGAATTAGGCCAAAGCCATTCGGGTCAATGAATGCTCTCTTCGACGTCATGACAAACGAAACTTAATCTGCgctttatatagaaatatgtaGAACGCATCTTCTATcattctctccctttctctcttcttgtaaaaatgatatattttattttataattatttattccttcagagaaaaatattatgaaaactATGTTGCtccgtattttattttgaaactaatgcataaataatacaagaaaatgttacttcaattgtatcattaatatttattatttttaattaattaaaacaaatttaaaatcttaatatatttttaaaaaatgttaagcaccttatatattgatatattttaatactgtttGACATGTGAAATGTTAAAAGCTATTTCCcgctcagaaaaaaaataatcgcgtATCCACCTTTAACAAAGAAAGTAATTCTTAgacattgatttttttttatattaaaaaatattttctgctttataatgcatcaaaaaatttattttttataatgtagaAAAGTGTTCGCTTCGTTTGAAATCCCTTAGATATTATAGCTATCGCGATGAGGAAAGAAAGACGGATATCGCAGTAACTAGCGACAATCAGCGATTACTTTAACCTCTGACCTTCCTTCCTTGTGTAATTCTACGGTCGAGTGAACAAACGGCAAGATTTATGTGCGGCGAAAACCATTGAGTGCAAAACCAGCTCTTTGATCATGGTATTGCCCTTGGACTAAGGCACTAGGTAGTCAAGCCACAAAAGCGTCGCGTTAGCATGATGTAATTTGTAATGGGCCACGGCAGCTGCTAGGTTTGCATATTCAAGAAATTACTGGTTTCAGTATTGCCGAAATACACAATAGCCACTTAATGTTAAATTCGACAGATGGATAAAAAACCagagcaaaaataaaagcgaaaaaccgcaaaaaaaaagattatttgttaATCGAATAATTCATTGAGCTTGAGGCATAATACACGCCCCAGAATTAAAAGGACACGGAAAGACAAGAATGTAATACAAACAACTGAAAAAATTTGCAGATGCTGATTTTCCGCCTTTCGTTTACCGGTGTCGCAACAGTGTTATAACTTCAAATTTCGCTATTGCCAGAACACTGGCAAGCCTCTCGCAAGATCACATCGGTCACATTTCATTCAACAAAATTCAGCTAACACTTTACAAAATGTGCAGTGGTTACAACTAACAATAAGCacaattatatctatttttttggtaGATGAAatacagatttatttaaaaacattacgcatttaaataaaaaattgccaaAAAAAAGCATAACAGCCTTGTGTATCTGACAATATAAGTCAAAATAAcggatattttaaaaaaagataacatttcctttgttacattaaatttaaaatcacaCAAAACAgctaatattgtaaattttaaattttattttcaattacttCTATAAAATCGgatctataataattaattgcaagtttttttattcctaaaaaaatttttttgacacactttttctacaataatttattgttaaaagcACCAGAAAAGATtgacaaatttcaaatttatttcaagcaacatgtattaaaaatatatattaaacaacgatattttgaaaaatagctCACTCATtcaacaaacaaaaattttcaattggtaaataaaaaatttaatagagcTGTGTTACATTGCTCGCGGCTATTTTCAGCTGatgagtaaaatatttacttaagtGGTAAACCGGCAAAATAGCGGAAGAAAATTCAGTAActtaaatgaaagaaaagacGAATCAAATCAATCATATTTATAgttaaacattttgcaaattatggagaattaaaaaaaacgtaattaaatatgttgatGGCATAGctcaaaaagattaaattgaaaatattgtccAGTATcgaaaaagtaaagataataACTTGAGATGCGAAGAATGAACAGGAAATTGATAAACGGATATCTATGTTCAAATCAAACTTCGTATATTTTGATGCGAAAAAGAATCTTGTCGATGTGACATTACGCCACTAGAAATATCATTCACATCGAAGGCTCGCGTTACCACTAGTCAGAAATAAATGTCTTTTTATTACGATTCCTagttttgctatttttttcacaCTAAAACTATGAAACGATCCGCATAGAAAATACGTGacgcaatttaaaataaaattatttcacaatttattctCCCTTATTTTTCCGCAATGCTCTAACAATTGtacaattaagaaaagaataataatgtaattgtttAAGATTGCAGTATCTTGATTTCATTtcagttaataaatatcagttgTATCGCTACaacaaaaattatcgttataaTTGACGTATTCACGCATGCAAATGCGTGATGATACCGGTAGTACTAAATGTCGAAACTCGTGTACCAGATTGCAATAGAATCGTCCATGCATAATTcaggaaaattaatttgccgCTTGCGTCGATTTTGCAACCACATTATCACTCTTCTCTTTACCAGTACCAAGTTCCTCACCGCATTTCCTCCATCACAGatgcaatttaatatcattattagtGGGCGTTTCTAACGTAATCATTTTGTTCGCTTAAAGGCTGTTCGTTTAAAGGCTACTGTTTACACTGTGCTATTTTTACACGATGTATTATAAGATCGGCTCAAACCCATACtctatatattgtacaattctGCATTGTGTCACATTGTCACCTGTATCGAGCCACAGAGGGAAAATGTAACAGAGAATAGAATGTTAGgtatttatttagataaagaatgtaaaatgtaagacAGATGGGAAAATAATAGTCGGTATATTCAAAACAAACCGCaacatttacataattacCGACCTTGCTACactattttgatatattaatatgctaacaaattgttaaaaatatttctaaatatttgttttacatGGCAATGAGagtgttaaattaaaaattgtaagacAAAACTGaatcacaaaaatatagaaagtaggtaaaaatataaaaatccaagaaatgttaaaaaaatttttaaataaagataattttcaacaaattatttatgttgtaTCTTATATTCTCTAACTTCTGTAACTATCTGTTAAATGTGTaacagtatttaaaaaatatacatataagaacttttacataaaaccTTTGATATCGACAAATACGGCTCTTTGATATTTTCTGTGTCACGCAAAGGACATCTCGATATTGCTCGAAATAAGTCGAATGATTTTCAGATTCGCTTTCATGTCCCAAGACGAGCTCTTCAGAAAGTGCCGGAAATTTAAACCCCATCCCATTATAGGTGACTTCCGATATTTCGTAGCTACCACCTACTGTTATTGTAGGTATC from Linepithema humile isolate Giens D197 chromosome 2, Lhum_UNIL_v1.0, whole genome shotgun sequence encodes:
- the LOC105673842 gene encoding optic atrophy 3 protein homolog; its protein translation is MRQVYATMVLDKFPVANLLGQLVRQITQPLSKTIVKYAEKRPFLRKYVLIQLGRFYYWCEDKITQRKIPAVAKRKPVDDSRTMELGTKLLLEALVFGLLWSVIIYEAQKAAEKSYMAEQLKMQELSDLEAEKNRLMRRVENQVILTKQLKGIIVEYARQVGCTLPGDPTEKKGE